In Nitrospira sp. SG-bin1, the genomic stretch TTCGATATTGGTTCCCAAGCCTGCGGTGAATCGATCACTCGCAAAGGCCAGTTCTTTCAGCGCCAATTCCAATCCTTTTTCGGCGACTGCCACCTGCTGTGTTGACGACTCCAGCATGAGAAGTGCTTGACGGACCTCAAGCGTGACTTGATCCGATATGTCCTTCATGCGGATCGATTCCTGCCTCACTCGGCTCCGGGTTTCCGAAATACGGCTTTCCCGCTGGCCTCCGTCGAAGATCGGAATCGAGAACAACAACCCAATTGAGCGAGTCGCCAGCGCGTCTTCCGGCTTCACCCCAATCCATCCGTAATCACCGGTCAGCGAGAGTGCCGGCAATCGTTCGCTCATCACGGAACTGAGGCTCAGCGCTATCAACTTCTGGCGGCTCTCTTGCGCTCTCAATTCAACTCGCTGTTCGCGCGCGGTCGTGAGAGCCGTCTCCGTGCGTTCAGGCTCCGCCGGTATGAACTTCAGCTCATCGGTCAACGTTAACTGCACGTCGAACGTGATACCAAGGGCACGGATGACGTTGAGACGTGCACTTTCCTGCTCATTCTGCGAAACGAGCAGCCGTTGCCTATTGTTCTCCAGTTGAACTTCCTCTCTGGTCACATCCAACCCCGTGGCAATACCTGCCGCTTTGCGGTCCCTTGCCAGTTTCAGCAGTTGCCGACTGAGCTCGATATCCGCCTCACGCGCCTTCACCGCTTCATCGGCCCGTAACGCCTCGATATAGAGCAGTCCGACCATCGCCATCACGTCGCGCTTCGTGACCTCCGCTTCCAAACCGGCCACATCGACGCCGGTTTTCGCGGCGCGCCACCGCTGAATGAGGCTGAGGCTGAAAATGTTCTGAACCAAGGTGGCCCGCGCATCATAGACTTCGAACGGTTCCGTCACACTGCGAGTTAATCCCAAACCGGAGAGCCGGTCGGCAGGAAGTCCGAAGGCGGCGAGATTGACCGTTTGGTTCCGGCCGTTCACATATCCGGATACATTCGGAAGCAAGGCTCCAAAACTGGCATCGGCTTGAGCCTGCACTGCGGCGATGCGCTCTTTTAGCAAGCGAACGTTGAGGTTGTTGTCGACGGCCGCCTGAATAGCCTCACGTAGGCTGAGCCGAAGTTCAGGGAAGACCAATCGCGTCGGATTTTCAAGACTGACCATTCCGCCAGTCTCACCCCAGAGGTCAACGGAAGGCAAACACAACAAGGCAACAAGCAATCCGATCGTGAAACGGAGGGATTTTATCCTTTGGAGCAACACCATGACGGTTCACCATGTCCTACAGAGGGAACATGCAACCACTGGGAGAAAGCCATATTCGCTTGTTCACACCGGAACTCCTTCTGCCCGCACGCGATGCATGACCGCTTCTCCATTACCTACCGCAATTGTCACGGCGGGGCGGCTGGATTGGGCCGTTTGTCCAATAACGCGATAGTAGAGCAAGGGAATGACGAACAGTGTGAGCATCGTCGAAGCGCCTACGCCAAACAGGAGCGAGACAGCCAGCCCTTGGAAGATCGGATCAAGAATGATCACGAAGGCGCCCACCATGAGGGCAGCGGCGGTCAAGAGGATCGGTCTCATACGAATCACGCCGGCCTTCATCACCGCCTCCAGCAACGGAACACCAGCACGCTCTTGAATCTGGATGAAATCTACGAGCAAAATCGAGTTTCGGACGATGATGCCGGCGAGCGCGATGAAGCCGATGATCGACGGAGCCGTGAAATATGATCCTGTCAACCAATGTCCCGGTAGAATGCCGATCAGCGTGAGTGGAATCGGAGCCATGATGATCAGCGGCGTCAGAAAGGATTGAAACTGCCCGACAATCAGGAGGTAAATCAGCAACATCGCCACGGAAAAGGCGATGCCCATGTCGCGAAACGTCTCATAGGTGATCTGCCATTCTCCATCCCATTTCATTGAGAGCTTATCTTCCGACCAGGGTTGGGAGGTGTAATATTGTTCGATCCGGTACCCTTCTGTTGGCCGATAGTCTTCCAGCTGCTTTCCAACTCCCAGCACACCGAACACGGGACTCTCCGCCTTCTCTGCGCCTGGTCCTCCTACGTCGGCCGTCACATACACCACGGCTTTCTGGTTCTTATGATAAATCGCTTTATCCTGCACCGTCTGTTCGACCGTGAGCAGTTCGGAGAGCTGGACGATCCCACCGCTCTTCGTTCTCAGTCCGAGTTCTCCGATATGTTCGAGCCCCGTTCTCTCCGCTAGCGGGAGGCGCAGTACGATGTGCACCGGACTCTTCTCCTTTGAAATGTGGACAAGTCCGATCTTTGCCCCCTCGAATGCCATGCGTAACGTGTGGACAATCTCCTCGGAAGGAATTCCAGCGAGGGCCGCTTTTGCCTGATCGACCGTGAAGACATACCTCACCTGATCTGCCTCGACAGAGTCGTCGACATCGACAACCCCTTGCGTAGACTCGAACAACGTACGTACCTCACTCGCGACGGCAAGTTGCCGACCATAGTCGGGCCCGTAAATCTCCGCCACAAGCACTGATTGCACAGGCGGACCTGGCGGCACTTCGACAACTTTGACATTGGCGCCGTACTGATGCGCGATCTCTTGAATCGAGGGATGCATCCGTTGTGCGATGTCATGGCTCTGAGCCGTCCGTCCAGTCTTGGGTACCAAGTTGATCTGAATATCCGCCTCGTGCGGAAGCGACCGCAGAAAATAGTGGCGCATCAGCCCGTTGAAGTTGAAAGGGGACGCCGTGCCGACGTAGGCCTGGTAGTCTCGCACCTCGGGAAGGGTTCGGACATATTGCGTCAAGGCCTTCGTGGCTCGGGCGGTTTCCTCCAGCGTCGTCCCTTCCGGCATATCGATCACCAACTGAATCTCGCTCTTGTTGTCGAACGGCAGCATCTTCATGACCACATGACGTGTGTAAAACAAGAGGCATGAGCCCGCCAGTAAGAGCGTGACCACGCCCAAGAACGTATAGGCCAACAACGGCCTCGTCAGCAGCGGAGAGAGGATTCGGCGATAGAGGCGCGCCGTGAAGCCAGTTTCATGTTCTTCATGATCAACTCCTCCGGCATCAACCATGGGACGGTACCAGGTTCGGTAGAACCACGGAATCACCACGAAAGCGACGAGCAGGGAAAAGAACATGGCGATAGAGGCATTGATCGGAATCGGCCTCATGTAGGGACCTATCAAACCGGATATGAAGGCTATCGGAAGAAGCGAGGCGATGACGGTGAAGGTGGCCAAGATCGTCGGGTTTCCAACTTCATCGACGGCATAGACCGCCGCTTCGTCATGGGGACGAAGGCGTAGCCGCAGATGCCGGTACGTGTTCTCGACGACGACAATGGCATCGTCGACCAAGATGCCGGTGGAGAAGATCAGGGCAAAGAGCGTTGCACGGTTGATCGTGTAGCCAATGAGCATGGATGAAAACAGCGTCAAGGCGAGGGTGAGCGGAATCGCGATAGACACAACAAAGGCCGGGCGCGGCCCCAACGCAACGCCGAGAAAGAGGACCACGGCGACGACGGCGATGAGCAGGTGCCAGAGCAAGTCGTTGGCCTTCTCTTGCGCGGTCTCCCCATAGTCGCGCGTGATGGTCACGCGGACATCCGACGGAACCGTCACGCCTTTCATGGCTTCAACCTTTCGGATGACCTGCTCGGCCACGGCCACGGTATTGACTCCAGCCTGCTTGGCGATGGCCACGGTCACAGCCGGAAGCTCGTGAGGGGTACGGTGTGAAGTATTAGGAGTGTTATCCGTCTTTTTCACCTCACCCCTAACCCCTGACGCCTCACCAATTCCTTCACCGAACCAGACATAGCTCGTCGCTTCAGCCGGCCCGTCGATGATCTCCGCCACCTGCCGCAGATAGACCGGTCGTTGATCGCTCACACCGACGACCAGACCTTCCAGGTCTTTGCGCGATCGAATGAAGCGCCCGGTCTTCACGAGAAAGTTCTCATTGCGGCTGTCGAATCGGCCCGTCGGCAAGGCTTGATTCTCACCGCGAATGACCGCCGCGATTTGCAAGGGGGTTAGACCATAGGCCTTCAGCCTTGCAGGCTCTATTTGGACCCGTAGCTCTCGCGTCCGTCCGCCGACAATGAACCCCCCTGATGTGCCGGCAACCTTCTTGATCTCCTCCAACACCTGCTCGCCCAATTGATTCAATTCAAACTCGCCATACCGTTCGCTCGAGATGGTGATCGTCACGATGGGGATGTCGTTCACGTCCTTCGGCTTGACTACAAAGGGTTCAGCACCAGGTGGCAACAGGTCTTGATTCGACATCAGCTTGTCATAAAGATCGACCAGACTCTTTTCCATCGACTGACCGACGTAGAAGCGGACAATGATCATCGCCCCGTCCGGCCTTGAGACTGAATACACGTACTCCACACCTTTGATTTCCGATATCTTGTGCTCGAACGGCTTGGTCAGTTGTTCTTCGACGACTTGGGCGGAGGCACCGGGAAAGGGCAGCCAAACATCCGCCATGGGAACGACGATCTGCGGCTCTTCTTCACGTGGCGTGGCAATGACCGCGAATACGCCAAGCAGCAATGCCCCCGACATGATCAGCGGCGTGAGCTTGCTCCCGATGAAGAAGGCAGCGATACGGCCCGAAAGACCGAGGCGATAGTTCTTCATTGGTTACCCGTTTTCGAGTTTAACGTTTCAAGTAACAGAGCCCGCTCCCCGGAAACCTGGGCAAGAGAACTCGCACCTGTTGACCGTGGTAACTGACAAGGCACACGACATGGTGTCGGCACAGCGGGTGATGCCATAGCATCGACGATCTTGACGACGGCACCATCAATGCCCCTAGCGGCATCGCGCAGCACCACCTCGCCGATATTCACACCAGACAGGATTTCGACCTGCTGATCGAGCCGCCGACCGATTTTGACCCAGCGAAGGTGGGCGATCTGACCCGAGCCAACGGCATAGACGCTCGTGAGTTCACCGCGTTCGACGACGGCGGTCCGTGGCACGAGAATCGTTTTGCTCGTTCCTTTGCTTAATTGGAATCGTCCGAACATACCGGTCTTCAGCCCCGGCTCCACAGGCAAGTCCACTTTCACAATGAACGTGTGGGTTTGCGAATCGCCAGCCGGCATAATTTGACCTACAACGCCATCCAACGCTTGTTCACCCAAAGCGTCAATGACCACAGAAATCTTGTCTCCGTGAGAGACCGATCTCAAATCTCCCTCTGCCACGGTCGCGTGAAGCCGTAGCTGCCGTGGATTTTCCATTCTCAACAAGAGCTGCCCCGGCGAGGCCAATTCCCCTGCCTCCACCATTTTCTCGGTAATCACGCCGTCGAACGGCGCATTGACGGTCGTATAACTCAGCTGGGTAAGCACTGTCTTGCGGTTGGCTTCCGCGACCTTGTAGGCACGAGTCGCATTCTCCAGCTCTTGTTTTGAAACTGCATCTTGAGCGTACAACTGGTTCATGCGGTCGAGCTGCGCCTTCGTGTTTTCTAGCTCCGCAGTGGCACGGGCCAGATCGGCTTGTACGTCGCGGTTATCCAGCTGTAGAAGCGTCTGTCCCTTGACGACCGCGGTGCCTTCTCTAACGAACAGTGTGTCGATGGTTCCTTGGATACGGCTGGAAAGCGCAGCCTGAGAGATCGCCGTTACCTGACCGGTCGCTTCAATGCGAATCGGCGCCGAAGCGTATTTGATCTCGACAACTTCAGCCTGAATAGCCTCCTGTGAAGCAGCCGAAACCATCGCCGTGGTGAGCTGTTCCTTAGACCCGCAACCGACCAGGAGAAATGCTGCTGCGATTACACATCGTGTGGTCCTCATGTCTGATCGTGCTCCCATTCAAGTAAACCCGAATTTGACGTTCAGCTGCTTGCTGTACATGATTGTCTGTGCGCAAGCCCTAGAGCAGTATCGATGCCAGAACGATGAATCACTGATGTGATGGAATTTCAATATGTTGGACGGCGAAGGGGGACGGTGGAGTCGGTGAGGTTTCACGATTCGTGAAATCTCACGAAAGGAGTTTGTGACATTTCACAAATCTTCGTGAAGACAACGACGATAGAGTGAGGTCAGCGAGAAGTGACGAGTCGTGAAGAATATGAGGTCAGCTGGGTTTCTGAATCTTCAGCGCTTTCATGCGTGACGAAAGCGTGGAGGCGTTAAGTCCGAGTAATGAGGCCGCGCCCGTTTCACCGGACACTTTCCACTTGGCGGTCTCGAGGGCTTTTAGAATATTGGCTCGTTCCAATTCCTCGAGTTCCTTTGCTGAAAGAATCGTGTCGGGAAGAGACGCGGTTCTGGTCGCTGAAACTCCGTGAACTGAGGATGTCTCCGGCAAGGCCCGTTCGAGGTTGAGCTTGCCGGCTTCTGCCGTAATGACAGCCCGCTCAATCACATTTTGCAGCTCCCGCACGTTTCCAGGCCAATGATAGGTTTGAAGCCGCTGGGCGTCACCGGCAGTGAGTGGCGCGAGCGTCCGTCCCATTTTTGTAGCCAACCGTTGGGCAAAGACAGAGGCCAGACGTACCACATCGTCGCCGCGCTCGCGTAAGGGCGGCAGCCGGATCGGAAACACGTTCAGCCGGTAGTAGAGGTCCTCACGGAACATGCCCCCTTTGACCGCTGCGGCAAGGTTTCGATTGGTTGCGGCGAGCACACGTACGTGGACCTTCCTGGTCTTCGAACTGCCGACCGGGTCGAACTCGCCTTCTTGCAGCACGCGAAGCAATTTCGCTTGCAACTCAAGCGGCAATTCGCCGATTTCATCAAGAAAGATGGTCCCCTTGTCGGCCAACGCAAACCGACCTTCCCGCTTCTTGGTGGCCCCGGTAAAGGCGCCGGCCTCGTGGCCGAAGAATTCACTCTCGATCAATGTGGCAGGAATGGTGGCACAATTGACAATGACCAACGGTCGTTCGTGCCGGCCGCTGGCGGCATGGATGGCACG encodes the following:
- a CDS encoding multidrug transporter AcrB, whose amino-acid sequence is MKNYRLGLSGRIAAFFIGSKLTPLIMSGALLLGVFAVIATPREEEPQIVVPMADVWLPFPGASAQVVEEQLTKPFEHKISEIKGVEYVYSVSRPDGAMIIVRFYVGQSMEKSLVDLYDKLMSNQDLLPPGAEPFVVKPKDVNDIPIVTITISSERYGEFELNQLGEQVLEEIKKVAGTSGGFIVGGRTRELRVQIEPARLKAYGLTPLQIAAVIRGENQALPTGRFDSRNENFLVKTGRFIRSRKDLEGLVVGVSDQRPVYLRQVAEIIDGPAEATSYVWFGEGIGEASGVRGEVKKTDNTPNTSHRTPHELPAVTVAIAKQAGVNTVAVAEQVIRKVEAMKGVTVPSDVRVTITRDYGETAQEKANDLLWHLLIAVVAVVLFLGVALGPRPAFVVSIAIPLTLALTLFSSMLIGYTINRATLFALIFSTGILVDDAIVVVENTYRHLRLRLRPHDEAAVYAVDEVGNPTILATFTVIASLLPIAFISGLIGPYMRPIPINASIAMFFSLLVAFVVIPWFYRTWYRPMVDAGGVDHEEHETGFTARLYRRILSPLLTRPLLAYTFLGVVTLLLAGSCLLFYTRHVVMKMLPFDNKSEIQLVIDMPEGTTLEETARATKALTQYVRTLPEVRDYQAYVGTASPFNFNGLMRHYFLRSLPHEADIQINLVPKTGRTAQSHDIAQRMHPSIQEIAHQYGANVKVVEVPPGPPVQSVLVAEIYGPDYGRQLAVASEVRTLFESTQGVVDVDDSVEADQVRYVFTVDQAKAALAGIPSEEIVHTLRMAFEGAKIGLVHISKEKSPVHIVLRLPLAERTGLEHIGELGLRTKSGGIVQLSELLTVEQTVQDKAIYHKNQKAVVYVTADVGGPGAEKAESPVFGVLGVGKQLEDYRPTEGYRIEQYYTSQPWSEDKLSMKWDGEWQITYETFRDMGIAFSVAMLLIYLLIVGQFQSFLTPLIIMAPIPLTLIGILPGHWLTGSYFTAPSIIGFIALAGIIVRNSILLVDFIQIQERAGVPLLEAVMKAGVIRMRPILLTAAALMVGAFVIILDPIFQGLAVSLLFGVGASTMLTLFVIPLLYYRVIGQTAQSSRPAVTIAVGNGEAVMHRVRAEGVPV